One genomic region from Amycolatopsis sp. FBCC-B4732 encodes:
- a CDS encoding zf-HC2 domain-containing protein, with translation MSEDPFAAFDAAYVLGALSPEDRRRFEEHLRTCDHCAASVRDMAGLPGLLARVDTPAVLPEPGPPPPDLLPAILARVRRGRRIRLAVTSVSAALAVSACVALAVVASWPAASPPPSIAMTALGQFPVRADARLDAFEWGTQVDMSCSYTGGRSGGDYVLVAISRTGTETQLATWKAVPDNTARIVIGTALQRSDLAALEVRGGSGRALLRLTL, from the coding sequence GTGAGCGAAGACCCGTTCGCGGCGTTCGACGCCGCCTACGTGCTGGGGGCGCTGTCCCCCGAGGACCGCCGGCGCTTCGAGGAGCACCTGCGCACGTGCGACCACTGCGCGGCTTCGGTCCGCGACATGGCGGGGCTCCCGGGCCTGCTGGCCCGCGTCGACACCCCGGCGGTCCTGCCCGAACCCGGCCCGCCACCGCCCGACCTGCTGCCCGCGATCCTCGCCCGCGTCCGCCGCGGCCGCCGCATCCGCCTCGCGGTGACGTCGGTGTCGGCCGCGCTGGCGGTGTCGGCGTGCGTGGCACTGGCGGTGGTGGCGTCGTGGCCGGCGGCTTCGCCCCCGCCGTCGATCGCGATGACGGCGCTGGGCCAGTTCCCGGTCCGCGCGGACGCCCGCCTGGACGCCTTCGAGTGGGGCACGCAGGTCGACATGTCGTGCAGCTACACGGGCGGTCGCAGTGGTGGCGACTACGTGCTGGTGGCGATCTCCCGGACGGGCACGGAGACCCAGCTGGCGACGTGGAAGGCGGTCCCGGACAACACGGCCCGCATCGTGATCGGGACGGCGTTGCAGCGGTCGGATTTGGCGGCGTTGGAGGTGCGAGGGGGGAGCGGGCGTGCGCTGCTGCGGCTGACGTTGTGA
- a CDS encoding sigma-70 family RNA polymerase sigma factor, whose translation MGEVAEEALMRALHEEHAAALWSYALHLTSGDRIRAEDVVQETLLRAWRSTAVLDQSQGSARAWLFTVARRIAIDGWRSASSRSEVVTDEPPELAVADGTDRAVQGWLVAEALAELSERHREVLVLCYFQGYSVADAALRLGVAEGTVKSRTHYALRALRLVLEERGVTQ comes from the coding sequence GTGGGGGAAGTCGCCGAAGAGGCGCTGATGCGCGCGCTGCACGAGGAACACGCGGCCGCGTTGTGGTCCTACGCGCTCCACCTGACCTCCGGCGACCGGATCCGCGCCGAAGACGTCGTCCAGGAGACGCTGCTGCGCGCCTGGCGCTCGACGGCGGTGCTGGACCAGTCCCAGGGGTCGGCCCGCGCGTGGCTGTTCACGGTGGCGCGGCGCATCGCGATCGACGGCTGGCGCTCGGCGTCGTCCCGGTCGGAGGTGGTGACGGACGAGCCACCCGAGCTCGCCGTCGCCGACGGGACGGACCGCGCGGTCCAGGGCTGGCTGGTCGCGGAGGCGCTCGCCGAGCTGTCCGAGCGGCACCGCGAGGTCCTGGTCCTGTGTTACTTCCAGGGCTATTCCGTAGCGGACGCGGCGCTGCGCCTGGGCGTCGCCGAGGGAACGGTGAAGTCCCGCACGCACTACGCGTTGCGCGCGTTGCGGCTGGTGCTCGAGGAGAGGGGGGTGACCCAGTGA
- a CDS encoding ubiquinol-cytochrome c reductase iron-sulfur subunit, whose translation MTAELHSRRTVLTTGAAVAGAAVGAVALTACSSDDAKSGTAQAPIAAGTPLVALADVPVGEAKAAKAPDGSDVIVARPSESAAAAFSAICTHQGCTVAPKGADLICPCHGSVFNALTGEVKQGPANKPLPSVPVKVENGKVVTG comes from the coding sequence ATGACTGCCGAACTGCACTCCCGCCGCACCGTCCTGACCACCGGTGCCGCCGTCGCCGGTGCCGCCGTCGGCGCCGTCGCGCTCACCGCCTGCTCCTCGGACGACGCCAAGTCCGGCACCGCGCAGGCGCCGATCGCCGCCGGAACACCACTGGTCGCGCTCGCCGACGTCCCCGTCGGGGAGGCGAAGGCGGCCAAGGCCCCGGACGGCTCCGACGTCATCGTGGCCCGGCCGTCCGAGTCGGCCGCCGCCGCGTTCAGCGCGATCTGCACGCACCAGGGCTGCACCGTCGCCCCCAAGGGCGCCGACCTGATCTGCCCCTGCCACGGCTCCGTCTTCAACGCGCTGACCGGGGAAGTCAAGCAGGGACCGGCGAACAAGCCGCTGCCGAGCGTGCCGGTCAAGGTGGAGAACGGGAAGGTCGTCACCGGCTGA
- a CDS encoding PTS glucose transporter subunit IIA: MSLEVLSPVAGRVVPITEVPDPVFAQAMVGPGIAVQPSGGRSDAVAPVDGTVATLHPHAYVIATEDGKAVLVHLGIDTVKEKGEGFTLHVVKGEQVRAGQPVVSWDPEAVTAAGYSAIVPVVALDASADVLSALDAERDVAAGEKLFAWDA, from the coding sequence GTGAGCCTCGAGGTCCTCAGCCCGGTCGCCGGGCGCGTGGTGCCGATCACCGAGGTCCCGGACCCGGTGTTCGCGCAGGCCATGGTGGGCCCGGGCATCGCCGTGCAGCCCTCGGGCGGGCGGTCGGACGCGGTGGCGCCGGTCGACGGCACGGTCGCCACGCTGCACCCGCACGCCTACGTCATCGCGACCGAGGACGGCAAGGCCGTGCTGGTGCACCTGGGCATCGACACGGTCAAGGAGAAGGGCGAGGGCTTCACGCTGCACGTCGTCAAGGGCGAGCAGGTGCGGGCCGGCCAGCCGGTCGTCAGCTGGGACCCGGAAGCGGTGACCGCGGCGGGCTACTCGGCGATCGTCCCGGTGGTCGCGCTGGACGCGTCGGCGGACGTGCTGTCCGCTTTGGACGCCGAGCGCGACGTCGCGGCGGGCGAAAAGCTGTTCGCCTGGGACGCCTGA
- a CDS encoding glucose PTS transporter subunit EIIB, with protein sequence MADDRPEKILAALGGAGNLTEVEGCITRLRCEVEDMSLVDEAALKKAGAMGVVKMGSSALQVIVGPEADTIASDIEDLL encoded by the coding sequence ATGGCGGATGACAGGCCCGAAAAGATCCTCGCGGCACTCGGCGGCGCGGGCAATCTCACCGAGGTCGAGGGGTGCATCACGCGGCTGCGCTGCGAGGTCGAGGACATGAGCCTCGTCGACGAAGCGGCGCTGAAGAAGGCCGGCGCGATGGGCGTCGTCAAGATGGGGTCCTCGGCCCTGCAGGTGATCGTCGGGCCGGAGGCGGACACGATCGCCAGCGACATCGAGGACCTGCTGTGA
- a CDS encoding GntR family transcriptional regulator, which yields MSAAAHVPPPDRVVNGPTPKHAQLREILRRTVERELPPGAPIPSERELAQRYGVSRLTVRSAIGKLVEEGLLARVRGKGTFTAARRMELQLYLMSFTDDMRRRGLTPTTEVVSAATEVPPTASAHALGLAEGTPAHHLVRLRHADGVPLAVERGWYHAGRAPGLLELDLTQSLYAQLAETYDVRPDQAWQTVWAEGADRETARLLGMRAGSPLLVFRRVSSANGDPIEDITSWYRGDHYQVTMQLDRNTPEPGQPPHYGGSR from the coding sequence ATGAGCGCGGCCGCGCACGTCCCGCCACCCGACCGGGTCGTCAACGGGCCCACGCCCAAGCACGCCCAGCTGCGGGAAATCCTCCGCCGCACGGTGGAGCGGGAGCTCCCGCCGGGTGCGCCGATCCCGTCGGAACGCGAGCTGGCCCAGCGCTACGGCGTGTCGCGGCTCACGGTCAGATCGGCGATCGGCAAGCTGGTCGAAGAGGGTCTGCTCGCCCGGGTCCGCGGCAAGGGCACCTTCACCGCGGCCCGGCGGATGGAACTGCAGCTCTACCTCATGTCGTTCACCGACGACATGAGGCGGCGGGGGCTGACCCCGACGACCGAGGTGGTCTCGGCCGCCACCGAGGTCCCGCCCACCGCCTCGGCCCACGCCCTCGGCCTGGCCGAGGGCACTCCCGCGCACCACCTGGTGCGCTTGCGCCACGCCGACGGCGTTCCCCTGGCCGTCGAGCGGGGCTGGTACCACGCGGGCCGGGCTCCCGGCCTGCTCGAGCTCGACCTGACCCAGTCGCTCTACGCGCAGCTGGCCGAGACGTACGACGTGCGTCCCGACCAGGCGTGGCAGACGGTCTGGGCCGAAGGAGCGGATCGCGAAACGGCCCGGCTGCTCGGCATGCGCGCCGGCAGCCCGCTGCTCGTGTTCCGCAGGGTCTCCAGCGCGAACGGCGACCCGATCGAAGACATCACTTCCTGGTACCGGGGAGATCACTACCAGGTGACCATGCAGTTGGACCGGAACACCCCGGAACCCGGTCAACCACCCCACTATGGAGGATCCAGATGA
- a CDS encoding PTS transporter subunit EIIC: MSSTTAEGAKKSGSGLAGLQRFGRSLMLPIAVLPAAGILLRFGQDDMLGKDGLGWNKVASVLGAAGGTLFNWLPLLFAVGIAVGFAKKGDGSTAVAAVVGFFVFSSVVQVFAPLSDLPGYKAGATELAPIKWPYSVLAGVVVGIVAALLWQKYHRIKLPAYLAFFGGRRFVPIITAVVMVILGVVFGLVFHWVDQGIQAAGDAVTASPIVGGGIYGALNRLLIPVGLHQLLNVPVWFIFDGGDINNFVAGKMSAGAFTTGFFPIFMFALPAAALAIWQTARPAQKKVVGGVMIAGALTSFLTGVTEPIEFSFMFVAWPLYLFHAIMTGTSLAICNALGIHQSFNFSAGAIDYLLNFGAPAAQKPWLLIPIGLVYAVIYYFVFRFAIIKFNLRTPGREDDSIEADLDRTAAA; encoded by the coding sequence ATGAGCTCCACCACCGCGGAGGGGGCGAAGAAGAGCGGCAGCGGTCTCGCCGGTCTTCAGCGCTTCGGCCGTAGCCTCATGCTCCCCATCGCCGTGCTCCCGGCGGCGGGCATCCTGCTGCGGTTCGGGCAGGACGACATGCTCGGCAAGGACGGCCTCGGCTGGAACAAGGTCGCCTCGGTGCTGGGCGCCGCGGGCGGCACGCTGTTCAACTGGCTGCCGCTGCTGTTCGCGGTCGGCATCGCGGTCGGCTTCGCCAAGAAGGGCGACGGCTCGACCGCCGTCGCGGCCGTCGTCGGCTTCTTCGTCTTCAGCTCCGTCGTCCAGGTCTTCGCCCCGCTGAGCGACCTGCCCGGCTACAAGGCGGGCGCGACCGAGCTGGCGCCGATCAAGTGGCCGTACTCGGTGCTCGCGGGTGTCGTGGTCGGCATCGTCGCGGCGCTGCTGTGGCAGAAGTACCACCGCATCAAGCTGCCCGCCTACCTGGCGTTCTTCGGCGGCCGCCGGTTCGTCCCGATCATCACCGCGGTGGTCATGGTGATCCTCGGCGTGGTCTTCGGCCTCGTCTTCCACTGGGTCGACCAGGGCATCCAGGCCGCCGGTGACGCGGTCACCGCCTCCCCGATCGTCGGTGGCGGCATCTACGGCGCGCTGAACCGCCTGCTCATCCCGGTCGGTCTGCACCAGCTGCTGAACGTCCCCGTCTGGTTCATCTTCGACGGCGGTGACATCAACAACTTCGTCGCCGGCAAGATGTCGGCCGGTGCGTTCACCACGGGCTTCTTCCCGATCTTCATGTTCGCGCTGCCCGCGGCCGCGCTCGCCATCTGGCAGACGGCCCGCCCGGCGCAGAAGAAGGTCGTCGGCGGTGTGATGATCGCCGGCGCGCTGACCTCGTTCCTGACCGGTGTGACCGAGCCGATCGAGTTCTCGTTCATGTTCGTCGCGTGGCCGCTGTACCTGTTCCACGCGATCATGACCGGCACCTCGCTGGCGATCTGCAACGCGCTGGGCATCCACCAGAGCTTCAACTTCTCGGCCGGCGCGATCGACTACCTGCTCAACTTCGGCGCCCCGGCGGCGCAGAAGCCGTGGCTGCTCATCCCGATCGGCCTCGTCTACGCGGTGATCTACTACTTCGTGTTCCGGTTCGCGATCATCAAGTTCAACCTGCGCACCCCGGGCCGCGAAGACGACTCGATCGAGGCCGACCTCGACCGCACCGCCGCCGCGTAA
- a CDS encoding HPr family phosphocarrier protein has translation MPEKRVAVASKVGLHARPAALVAKAAAAQPVAVQIAKAGGSPVAAGSVLNLMTLAAGYGDEVVISAEGEGAEEAVEAVAQLVATDLDA, from the coding sequence ATGCCGGAGAAACGCGTCGCCGTGGCGAGCAAGGTGGGTCTGCACGCCAGGCCGGCCGCGCTGGTGGCGAAGGCGGCCGCGGCGCAACCCGTCGCGGTGCAGATCGCCAAGGCCGGCGGGAGCCCGGTGGCCGCCGGCAGCGTGCTCAACCTCATGACGCTCGCCGCCGGGTACGGCGACGAGGTCGTCATCAGCGCCGAGGGCGAAGGCGCCGAGGAGGCCGTGGAAGCGGTCGCCCAGCTCGTCGCCACCGACCTCGACGCCTGA
- a CDS encoding serine hydrolase: MESLRLIDEWPVDNAATAVVSADGAVPGRHGDTARKFPLASVSKPLTAYAALIAIEEGVVELDTPAGPEGSTVRHLLAHTSGLAFDAHKAMAEPGTRRLYSNAGFEQLADALAEHSGIPFAQYQAEALFAPLGMTSTTLTGSPASGAVSTVDDLVAFAAELQAPELLDPATVAEATNVVFPGLSGVLPGFGHQKPNDWGLGFEIRDHKSPHWTGANSSPRTFGHFGQSGTFLWVDPAVGAACVALTDRAFGPWAAEVWPRYTDAVLAELGA, translated from the coding sequence ATGGAGAGCCTGCGCCTGATCGACGAGTGGCCGGTGGACAACGCCGCGACGGCCGTGGTGTCCGCCGACGGGGCCGTGCCGGGCCGCCACGGCGACACCGCGCGGAAGTTCCCGCTGGCCTCGGTCAGCAAGCCGCTGACCGCCTACGCCGCGCTGATCGCGATCGAAGAGGGCGTCGTCGAGCTCGACACCCCGGCCGGGCCGGAGGGCTCGACCGTGCGGCACCTGCTCGCCCACACCTCCGGGCTCGCGTTCGACGCGCACAAGGCAATGGCCGAGCCGGGCACGCGGCGGCTCTACTCCAACGCCGGGTTCGAGCAGCTGGCCGACGCGCTCGCCGAGCACTCCGGCATCCCCTTCGCCCAGTACCAGGCCGAAGCGCTGTTCGCCCCGCTCGGGATGACTTCGACCACCTTGACGGGTTCGCCCGCGTCGGGCGCCGTGTCCACAGTGGACGACCTGGTCGCCTTCGCCGCCGAGTTGCAGGCGCCCGAGCTGCTCGACCCCGCGACCGTCGCCGAGGCCACGAACGTCGTCTTCCCCGGCCTGTCCGGCGTGCTGCCCGGCTTCGGGCACCAGAAGCCGAACGACTGGGGCCTCGGCTTCGAGATCCGCGACCACAAGAGCCCGCACTGGACCGGCGCGAACAGCTCGCCGCGCACCTTCGGGCACTTCGGTCAGTCGGGCACGTTCCTCTGGGTCGACCCGGCCGTGGGCGCGGCCTGCGTCGCACTCACCGACCGCGCGTTCGGCCCGTGGGCGGCCGAGGTCTGGCCGCGCTACACCGACGCCGTGCTGGCGGAATTGGGCGCGTGA
- a CDS encoding alpha/beta hydrolase — translation MKRVLLAAVLLVAACSAPQAAPVPAPAPSPQTAPPALGTNGAAVPALHWTPCHGPFQCAGAAVPLSYREPKGASITLSVIRLPASDPGRRLGSLFFNFGGPGADGVGELTRFAARYPDELRARFDLVSFDPRGIGGSSPVSCPGADHLPPAGSPLRQPDAFFAASAATGRACAASGALLSHLSTANVARDLELLRQAVGDPALNFYGYSYGTYLGGTYANLFPDKVRAMTLDGTLDLVANATGKPGQEQQPVDVRADVAGAQQRELDQFFAVCAAAGPRCAFSAGDPKQRFAGIFARASRGQGVGSLMRTVDSALYQSGRWKRLAQTLSAMPSDPGPAAPVLDPYVPTHSAGFLAVQCVDSDNPSSVAGYTALAARESARQPYFGLGSVFSMAQCVGWPAHDADRYTGPWNRARKNLVLVLNNRFDPATPLHNAEATAAELGDGRVLVVEGYGHTSLDAPSACASAAVVRYLTELSAPAAGTTCAPDAVPFS, via the coding sequence GTGAAGCGGGTCCTCCTCGCGGCCGTCCTGCTGGTGGCCGCCTGCAGCGCGCCCCAGGCCGCGCCGGTGCCCGCTCCCGCGCCTTCGCCGCAAACCGCTCCGCCGGCGCTGGGCACGAACGGCGCCGCCGTACCCGCGCTGCACTGGACGCCGTGCCACGGGCCGTTCCAGTGCGCGGGCGCGGCCGTGCCGCTGAGCTACCGCGAGCCGAAGGGCGCCTCGATCACGCTCTCGGTGATCCGCCTGCCGGCGAGCGACCCCGGACGGCGGCTCGGCTCGCTGTTCTTCAACTTCGGCGGCCCGGGCGCCGACGGCGTCGGCGAGCTGACGCGGTTCGCTGCCCGCTACCCCGACGAGCTGCGCGCCCGGTTCGACCTGGTCAGCTTCGACCCGCGCGGGATCGGCGGCTCGTCGCCGGTCAGCTGCCCCGGCGCCGACCACCTGCCGCCCGCCGGGTCGCCGCTGCGGCAGCCGGACGCGTTCTTCGCGGCGAGCGCGGCGACCGGCCGGGCCTGCGCCGCCTCGGGTGCCCTGCTGAGCCATTTGTCGACCGCGAACGTGGCGCGGGACCTGGAGCTGCTGCGCCAGGCCGTGGGCGACCCCGCGCTGAACTTCTACGGCTACTCCTACGGCACGTACCTGGGCGGGACATACGCGAACCTGTTCCCGGACAAGGTGCGCGCGATGACCCTCGACGGCACGCTCGACCTCGTCGCGAACGCCACCGGGAAACCGGGCCAGGAGCAGCAGCCGGTGGACGTCCGAGCCGACGTCGCCGGGGCTCAGCAGCGGGAGCTGGACCAGTTCTTCGCGGTGTGCGCCGCCGCCGGGCCCCGCTGCGCGTTCTCCGCGGGCGACCCGAAGCAGCGGTTCGCCGGGATCTTCGCCCGCGCGTCCCGCGGTCAGGGCGTCGGCTCGCTGATGCGGACGGTCGACAGCGCGCTCTACCAGTCGGGCCGGTGGAAGCGGCTGGCCCAGACCCTTTCCGCGATGCCGTCGGACCCGGGGCCCGCCGCGCCGGTGCTGGACCCGTACGTGCCGACGCACTCCGCCGGGTTCCTGGCCGTCCAGTGCGTCGACAGCGACAACCCTTCTTCGGTCGCCGGCTACACCGCGCTGGCCGCTCGCGAGAGTGCGCGTCAGCCGTACTTCGGGCTGGGGTCGGTGTTTTCGATGGCGCAGTGCGTCGGCTGGCCGGCCCACGACGCCGATCGGTACACCGGGCCGTGGAACCGGGCGCGGAAGAACCTCGTGCTGGTGCTGAACAACCGGTTCGACCCGGCGACGCCGCTGCACAACGCGGAAGCGACGGCGGCGGAGCTGGGTGACGGGCGGGTGCTCGTCGTCGAGGGCTACGGCCACACGTCCCTCGACGCGCCCAGCGCGTGCGCCTCGGCGGCGGTCGTGCGGTACCTAACCGAGTTGAGCGCGCCCGCCGCCGGGACCACCTGCGCTCCGGACGCGGTCCCGTTCTCGTGA
- a CDS encoding D-2-hydroxyacid dehydrogenase family protein, which produces MRIAILDDYQDVALTFGDWDSLKADITVFTEPLTDVVGQLQGFEAIVAMRERTRFPAEVLDRLPDLKLLVSTGPRNAAIDVPAARRNGVVVSKTGYLGEPTAEHTWALILAAARNLPREFRSMREGGWQTTVGTMLHGKTLGLLGLGRLGAGAAKIGQAFGMETIAWSQNLTPEKAEPHGVTAVSKEELFARSDVLSIHLVLSDRTRGLVGAPELAAMKPSAMLVNTSRGPIIDEDALVDALRRNEIRVAALDVYDVEPFPADHPLRTLDNAVLTPHLGFVARETYEIFYGDAVEDIAAYQAGEPIRLME; this is translated from the coding sequence ATGCGCATCGCGATCCTCGACGACTACCAGGACGTCGCCCTGACCTTCGGTGACTGGGACTCGCTGAAGGCCGACATCACGGTCTTCACCGAGCCCCTCACCGACGTCGTGGGGCAGCTGCAGGGCTTCGAAGCGATCGTCGCGATGCGTGAGCGCACCCGGTTCCCGGCCGAGGTCCTGGACCGGCTGCCGGACCTGAAGCTGCTGGTCAGCACCGGCCCGCGCAACGCGGCCATCGACGTCCCGGCCGCGCGGCGCAACGGCGTCGTCGTGTCCAAGACCGGCTACCTGGGGGAGCCGACCGCCGAGCACACCTGGGCGCTGATCCTCGCCGCGGCGCGGAACCTGCCGCGGGAGTTCCGGTCCATGCGGGAGGGTGGCTGGCAGACGACCGTCGGCACCATGCTGCACGGCAAGACGCTCGGCCTGCTCGGCCTCGGCAGGCTCGGCGCCGGTGCGGCGAAGATCGGGCAGGCGTTCGGGATGGAGACCATCGCCTGGAGCCAGAACCTGACGCCGGAGAAGGCGGAGCCGCACGGCGTCACGGCGGTGTCGAAAGAGGAGCTGTTCGCGCGGTCGGACGTGTTGTCGATCCACCTGGTGCTCAGCGACCGCACCCGCGGTCTCGTCGGCGCGCCCGAGCTCGCCGCGATGAAGCCGAGCGCGATGCTGGTGAACACTTCGCGCGGCCCGATCATCGACGAGGACGCGCTCGTGGACGCGTTGCGGCGCAACGAGATCCGGGTCGCGGCGCTGGACGTCTACGACGTCGAGCCGTTCCCGGCCGACCATCCACTGAGGACGCTCGACAACGCCGTCCTGACGCCGCACCTCGGCTTCGTCGCGCGCGAGACCTACGAGATCTTCTACGGCGACGCGGTCGAGGACATCGCGGCTTACCAGGCGGGGGAACCGATCCGGCTGATGGAGTAG
- a CDS encoding TetR/AcrR family transcriptional regulator produces the protein MAKSEETRSLIVTTAMRLFTENGYDRTTMRAIAAEAGVSVGNAYYYFSSKEQLIQGFYDEIARQHLETARPLLAGEQAFAARLRAVLLCWLDIAEPYHRFGTQFFVNAADPESPLSPFSDDSSAAREASIGLMREVIDGSDVKLDPELRAQLPELLWLYQMGVVLFWVHDRSAGTKRSRMLVERSVPLLARVAALSRLRIFRPVSREIVDLIQDLAKRE, from the coding sequence GTGGCCAAGAGCGAGGAAACGCGGTCCCTGATCGTCACGACCGCGATGCGGCTGTTCACCGAGAACGGCTACGACCGCACGACGATGCGCGCGATCGCCGCCGAAGCGGGCGTCTCGGTCGGCAACGCGTACTACTACTTCTCCTCGAAGGAACAGCTGATCCAGGGCTTCTACGACGAGATCGCCCGGCAGCACCTCGAGACGGCCCGCCCCCTGCTGGCCGGCGAGCAGGCGTTCGCGGCGCGCCTGCGGGCGGTGCTGCTGTGCTGGCTCGACATCGCGGAGCCCTACCACCGCTTCGGCACGCAGTTCTTCGTCAACGCGGCCGACCCCGAGTCGCCGCTGAGCCCGTTCAGCGACGACTCGTCGGCCGCGAGGGAGGCGTCGATCGGCCTGATGCGCGAGGTCATCGACGGCTCGGACGTGAAGCTGGACCCGGAACTGCGGGCGCAGCTGCCGGAGTTGCTGTGGCTGTACCAGATGGGCGTGGTGCTGTTCTGGGTCCACGACCGGTCGGCGGGGACGAAGCGGAGCCGGATGCTGGTGGAGCGGAGTGTGCCGCTGCTGGCGCGGGTGGCGGCACTGTCGCGGCTGCGGATCTTCCGGCCGGTGAGCCGGGAGATCGTGGACCTGATCCAGGACCTCGCCAAGCGGGAGTAA